The genome window ATTTGATTATGATTATTGTGGACCGCAGGTTTGAAGCATTCTGTAGGCTTTCAGCCGTCGGATTCTTTGACTGTGGAAGTCAACCAGTTGTTGCTCATGAGTTGATATGGTGGTTTGCTTGATTTCTAAGCAAGGGAGATCCAGTAAAGTCCTTATGATTATCTGAATTTAGGTGAGATTAGATacagggaaagaaaaaagaaaagaaaagaaatcagatTTATGTATGAATAATTTGGATAGGAATTAAAATAgataatgaattttttttttttactaaaataaAGAGTTGAAAATTTCCTATCATACATGCACGGTCATCAAAATAGAAAGAAGTTTGAGGGTGTGTATATGAAGAAAATTGAGGTCGAAACCTGGAAGTCTCATCCACTCTTTTGACTTACAAGAAAGTCAAGGTATTATTCCAAAGTTGGTAGAGAATATCCGGATATTTCCCATCTCTTCTGCAACAACATATAGCCATTTGTTCACCTAGCAAAACAACTTACTAGTACTATATGTTGTTATTtgtattaaaggaaaaaaagggatGTCTCTTCAATTGGTACTTCAAAGGTTATGAATTAGTAGATCAAGATGAAAATTATCGAACACAAAAATGGTATTAGAGGTTCCTGCCATCAACATATGTGGTGTATAGTTTGGACTTTGGCATATAGTTTCAGCTAGATTTTGCTTAGCAGTCTTTTTGCTTGTAATGACTGTCGGCAGTATGATCAGTTGAGAATTTGCTGCTTCTTCAGAGCCGGAGAAGTTCAAGAAAACATTAGCAGCTAAGTATAATCGGTTGATGAGTAAAAATGTACAAAAATCACCTTAGTGGTTCCTGCTATCAACTTGCCATGAAGAGCAGAAGGGTGTTCACAGACCAGAGGCTGCATTGGAGCAACGGTTGCTCCATGCCAACTCTTTTCACCACAACTCAACCAAGACAGTGATTTTGGTGACCTTTCGTGCTTGTTTGTAACAAGAAATGGATCCATTTCCTTCTGacaagatttcaaaagttcaaaTTCCTATATAGCCTATGGATTTACAGATAAATTTCCTTAGGAGCACAGCCGAGATGCTGACTTAGTATGCTGCCAAAAAATGATTCCTCAGCGCGAACATTTAGTACATGAACTCTGTAGATACGAACTCCAATTGGTAACGCTAGTGATGAGACGGTTTGAGGGTGATGCTAGTAAGGCACAGTTGCAGTCACTGTCCTGTGCCTTGGATCCGTGAGAACCGTATTTACATTGATAAAGCCTGCTTCTCTCATTACTCTTTCAAGATCTGTCAAATAATACTCATCCAGGAATGGTTCAGTACTCTTCATTAGCGTAAATAGCACCGGTGATAATTCCTGAGACATGTATCAGGACAATCTAGTTCAGCAGCTTGGCTAGGAAAACCACATTATACCAGTCATCTTGAGAATTTTTGCAGAGCAGGAGATGGTAGGGAACAGAAACACCTATGAACTAACGCTTTCATGGTCAAAGTTATATGAATCTAAGATGTTGCTCTGTATTATATATCTGTATTGCATATATTACAATGTTGTCTCCTATTTCAACATGTGCAGAAATTTTGAACATGTAGTGCTATTAGTTTGCTCAATCGCACAAACTGTAGGCAGAGAAAAGGAATAGGAGAAGAGAACTTGCCTGAAGAATCTTTGATTTTGGCTGCAAAAAGGAAACAAGTGTTTATCAGATTGAAATGATCCTTTGGTAAATATACAATTCAAAACCTCAGGAGTTATATTATTTACCGAGTTGTCTGTGATTGCAAAAGTTCCTCCAGGTCGAAGCAGTCGAAGGGCTTCTCTCACCATATTTTTTATCGCTCTTTCAGGGCATTCATGGAACTGTAACAGCTCAAATGATTGAGACTCTGAATCATAGCATTATTATTTCAAAGAGTTACCGGAAAAAAGAGCATGGCACGCACTTAAAATTCTAAAGGTGCAACCATGGGCAAGAGTACTACAGCAGCTGCCTAGGCAAAACTTGTGAAGGCTTATACACCAAAGAATGTTTCTGTCAATTTTCATGCAACATGCTTCTTGCGTGAAAATTGAGCAAGCGAAGATGCTACTCTTCATTTGGTAATTTATCCATGACATTGTAAGGTTGCGTGGATTACAGCTCAAACTTCTAAGAGTAGCAAGAGCCACAACATGTTATAAGAGAGTTTTCTCCTAAAATGTTCAGTTTTAGGAAGAACAACATGACTCTCTGATGATGATTTAGTACTCATTCCAACAGAAAATGTATGACATGCTTGCATTCTGTCAGGAATTTTTGACATACCACATAAGCAATAGAAAGAATGTCAAATGATTTGGAAGGCAAGCCTGTACTTTCACCATTATCATGGACCCAACAGATGGGATTCATTCTTGggctgcttttcttttctttatattgAGCAACAGCAAGAAAATATGGTGACAGATCCAGGCCCTGCAGAAAATGCAGCAATAAGATTTTAGAGCACTGGAAAGTGTACCAGAGCGTAGATGTACTTCAACTGAAGTACTGTTTGAAGTCCAATTGCAAAATCTTTTAGCTAGATCTCTTTATTTTGAGACGTGCTCTACTTTTCAGCCTTTATTTCTTGTAACATGAAGAGGTTACTTAAGTAGATGCTGCATTGATTTTGTAGGTTACCATTGCATATTAGATCATTTCACTTGGGGAGTGGAGAAACTAGCTAGAATACTTACAGTCACTCTAGCATTGGGAAATTTATCAGCAAGGCATCTTGTGCTGACACCAACTGAACATCCGATATCAAGAATTTGTCTGACAATATTGTCTTCTGAATATTTCTGATGATGTTCTTCAATTGCATTCAGCCAATTTCCACGAACTATTTGATTAGCTTCATCCAATGAAGAAGCATATGGTATTGCCCGTCTCATCATTGACATAGTTGCAGCCTCTGCCTCAGCAGCAGCCTGTTGGAGAATCTCATTATGGAATGTATCAAAATCTCTATGCTTTACCTCGAAACTGGTGAGTACTGCACTTACTGCTTCAGCATTACTACTGAAGCAACTGGTAACACAAAATCAATGATACATATTTTAGTAATAAATTCGAGAACATTAAATCAACCATTATGCACATTACCAGCCAGGAAAGATTGCCCTCATCATATGCATGGAAGGGATTGAGGTAATCTGCACAGGAACCGCAAGTATGAAACAAAATCAGTACCCAAATTAGTCCACATAGGAAATGCCggtttatttatctattttttctGATGTCTTGATTCAAGGTCACTTCCCTAATCTTTTAGTAGAGTctgaggaaagaaaaaagaagaaacttaAGCAACTTAAATTCTGGAATACAACAAGCTTCTTTTATTGTAGAATTATCAACATCAATGTTATATTGAAGTTATCATTGTTGCTGTTGAAACATAATCTCTTAATTAAATGACAGACTACAAATTCAGGTACAAACTTTCTAACCACACAGCTGCTGCTAGTCCAATGAACGAATATTGGAGACAAGAATTTAATCCAGTCTTCACCGGTACCACAATAATAGAGAACTTACAATCAgggtaaacaagagagggatcCTCAATACTGTCCATTTCTTTGTATACGTCTGATTCCAGTATCTGTCTAGTCATTTCCCTCCATGGAATATTTGTCTTCTCAGCTGTACTGTTTCAAAATCCCACCAAAATATTCCGAAAGAAACCGAAAACCTTTTTTACACCCAAGAATTTCAGCagcaaaaatcaccaaaataaaaaatgaagccGCATTTCTGATGTAGAATACAGTAGTACCTTATGAGTACTTGTCTTGCGCCAAATTTCATGATAGAGAAGAGAGGTCTGAAGGAAATGAGGGCTCCAACAAGCCGAGAAAGCGGAGTTTCACCGGTCCACCGCGGCCTCTCCAGCTGCCCCTCCTCAAATGCCACCTTCGATGACCCTTGGCCACTGCTTCCGCTAGTTGATGCTGTCATTTTAACCATCATCCTACTTTTGGCACGGCTTTTTGGTGCTCTTCTTCTAAGTGAGTCATGATGGCCTCCTACATTATCAGTACTGCTGCTTCCTACGGATGTTTTGATCCATAAATTCAGATTGCCGAGCTTTGATTGAGCGCAAAAGGCCATCGCTGAAGAAGTGCTTCTTCTCAGAGATATCGTCCGTAGTAAGGAGAAGAAGAGGCAATTGGCAAGGAACAACAAACCATTGAACAGACGTTAATTTTCCTAAGGTGGAAATCTAATCAGCAAAATATTCTTGACCAATTATATACTGACACCTATGCATTACGTTTTCCAAATCTTCTTTGTTGAGCGTCTATCTATACTCCACAACTTTTTGTCAAATGAGAGAGAAGTCCAACAAATGGGGTAAATTTTAGTATATTCCACCTTTAAATTATAGTATCAAATTTTCATGTTGCGGCGCAAATTTTATTGTTTGTAAGACGCTCTTTTAACTTATTCCAGTTTGGTCCAACTGTTATTCCAGATTTGTGAAAACCTAATCACCAGATTTGtgcaagtgaaaatgaaattagCTGATTTTAATTTATTAGTTACTCTATATTCCCTGAAAATTCCACACTAGTGCAAGTCCATGAATGAAATTTGTTTGGCTATTATTGGTTTGCAATTAGATAGAATCTATCCTATCCAGAAATTCTCTCCACCCTACTAGTAGTTTCACCCATTGAATACAGAGTTGGACATTGAGAAACATGTAAACAGCAATAAAGAAACATGTAAACACTATGAGGTACTGAGTCAACAAACAATCCCTTTGTATGCTATGCTGCTGTTCAACATAGAACAGGATTCATCAAAATCCCCCAAACATGGTTATATGCTTTGCAACTCTTTTCCTCACTGCTGCACCATTGTCGATTCCCGCATGTGGACTCATCGTTGGACGCATGCTGATTCCCATTCCAATTTCCAACACACACAGTTGTCTGCTTGCATATGACACACTGCAGTAAAACTGTAACTCAGGTCAGGTGTCTGTCCTCATGGAAATACTTTGGTCCTAGTCCCTGCAGCATAGATAACAGGCACCATTTGCTGCTCAAGAAATAGGCAGTCATTTGCTGAATCAGGAAAAATAGTAGAACAAAATCAAGCTACAAGGAGACGAAAAGAATAGCAGCAATTTGACCTTCCCACTGTTACTCTTCATCctcctttctttcttcattttcatcataTTTCCATCTTCCCCTCAAATCTCATATATAATCTTTTCTTGGTGGTAAACCCAGAGGCTTTATGTGATTGGGCAATTTATAGGCAAAAACTAGTAAATTAAATTGGTGTTTTTTTCCCCCCCCATTTTCTGATTTTAACACCATATGTGATTGGGCAATTTAATGTCAATTTGACTCTGTCTGTGTATAAAAGGATTTGTCAATTTGACTCTCTATGTGGTAATTTGACACCATATATGGTTTTGTTGGAGCAATGAAGCTGCAACAACTGTAAAAGAGCAATTGAAGGACGAGTCAGGATTTGGCAGTAATATAGTACTAGCATTTTAAGgaagcagtttttttttttccttccggGAATTATTAAAACACTAATAGAATTATAAACAAACCGAATAAGTAGAATAAAAACAGAACATTGGAAATATATTAACTTACAACTTACCAGTTAAAAACAGAACGAGTCAAACTTTGTTCGAAGGAGAGATACCAACATGGGGAATGTGTGCAATCTTGGGCCACTCTGCGCCACTTCCTTTGGTGCATCTCTCTGCTAAAAGAGGACAGCTGTCGATATGTAGATAATTTAAATTGGTGAGGTGTCGCATTGCTTCTGCAGAGGGCAATTGTCTGAGGTTAGAGCAATTACAAATGTACAATTCTCGAAGATTCCGAAGGCTACCCATCCACTCTGGAAGAACTTCCAACCCCTCAAACTCCGCAATACATAAAGTTCTCAAGTTAGAGAGATGCTGAATTTGGTCTGGGAGAGACGTGATTTTTGGCCATCCATACAATCGAAGATGCTCCAGCGAGACGAGATTGGTGATGGAGTGTGGCCACGGGAAATGATCAAGGTCGTCAGAGAAGCCATCACCGAGATCCAACGATCTGAGGTTGGCTAGACTGTGTAGAGCCATAATTGGCCAAGAACCAGGGTCACGAGAATGGATCATCAACCGCTCGAGCGATGTGAACTTCTCAAGATTATTACTCAATGAAGGATTCAACTTATCACATCCGCTTAGACTACGTAGGGATTGGGGGTTGTTCATATCTAGAGAAGCATCTAATAATAAAGCAGGGCAGCCTCCTACGACTAAGGATTCAAGAGATGTGAGGCTATTCAAATTCCTTAGACAAGCCAAACTTCTGCATTCCCATATCCACAACCCCGTAACAGACGTTAAGTTCTCCATATCTGGTAAAAAAGCCAACTTGGGGAGCCCTTCGATTTCCAAGTACCGGAGACTAGGGAATACCTTAATTGATGAAGAAGAATCCGAGGGAACCATTGCATCTGACCACTCCTCTAGCCTTTTCATGTTCCGCAGCCTAAAATGCTGTAGTTTCGGAAACAGAGTGACTGGTTTCGCCTCTCTGCTACTGGTGCTGCTACTACAAGAAGCACTGCTCCTTGCATTAATATCGAGATGTGTAAGGAGACCATAGAATTCTGCCCCAATGCGCTTCACATTGTGTAAGGAGACCATCGCTAAGGACTCGAGACAAGGCAAGTCCCCTAGTGATGGTACTTGTTCACACTTACCCAATTTCTCCAACCTGAGGTGTACCAGATTCCTTAGGAGTACCGTCACGTGATCCTTTGCCACCATCCACGACGGAAACCTTGAACCTTTGAAACCATTAATGGCTAAACTTTTCAAGTCTGGGTGAGGTTGGAGACCTTCCATGACACTATTGATATTGTCGTCATCGCAATCTTCATTTGTATCATCCCATTCAAGTGTTAAACTTTGAATGCTTGATTTTTCGGACAACTTTGCTTTTGCTGCCGATTCAAAGCTGCTCACATTCTCAAGTCCAAAAATTTCTAGCTCGCCTTGGAGGTTGCGCAAGTGTTCCAGCTCCTCAAGCTGACATCCCTTGTCTTGGCTTACCATGAAGTAGGGCAGCGTCCGAAGATTAGCCAGCTGCCCAATCCCAGGGAACAAACATCGGGGCCAACCCCCAAAAACCATGGAAAACTCGAGATGCCTCAAGTTAATTAAATTGCTGAACTTCTTAGGTATCTCTTCCAAGCGACTTACTTTCAAGGTCATCAAATTGTAGAGCTTTGTGATCGAATCTGGCAGAGCGGTGATACCAGTTCGACTGATATCAAGATGTCTTAAATGTTTCATATCACCCACTGCATTCGGGAGATGAGTAACAGCCCTGCAGTCTACTTTTAATACAGAAAGGTATTTAGAACTTTCCAAGATGTCTTCAAGCATAATACCATCATCCCCAATATAATAAAGCGTTTGCAAATTTGGAGGAATCCCTTCGA of Coffea arabica cultivar ET-39 chromosome 5c, Coffea Arabica ET-39 HiFi, whole genome shotgun sequence contains these proteins:
- the LOC113690215 gene encoding uncharacterized protein isoform X2, which codes for MAFCAQSKLGNLNLWIKTSVGSSSTDNVGGHHDSLRRRAPKSRAKSRMMVKMTASTSGSSGQGSSKVAFEEGQLERPRWTGETPLSRLVGALISFRPLFSIMKFGARQVLISTAEKTNIPWREMTRQILESDVYKEMDSIEDPSLVYPDYYLNPFHAYDEGNLSWLAAAEAEAATMSMMRRAIPYASSLDEANQIVRGNWLNAIEEHHQKYSEDNIVRQILDIGCSVGVSTRCLADKFPNARVTGLDLSPYFLAVAQYKEKKSSPRMNPICWVHDNGESTGLPSKSFDILSIAYVFHECPERAIKNMVREALRLLRPGGTFAITDNSPKSKILQATITSMEKEKKTDEKEEIEEAIELILFQVSECYVYLIPPRKSAASYRADEWNVNKWAWEGALKVISKGEECIIRLEDKTTGELYARAFLRDGEPHPVEPVIDSSRYFVLRVEENIGGRLRHAFIGIGFRERPEAYDFQAALHDHMKYLNKKKTAEEMEQQHQHTSSVDYSLKEGEKLVLQIKNKSGRSSGSKFFEQGLNDLSLEEKGSKKEPVISIKPPPAPLSPVVSPKTSPSELPSKLSLKESSAAEDSVSPQEQSKELEPPENQNTQDIPDDDFGDFQAAG
- the LOC113690215 gene encoding putative disease resistance protein RGA3 isoform X1, yielding MAEAALSCVGVILNKILPLAADEISRVWGVEKDLQKLAKKVEMMEALIFDAKCKQSTSKAVQLWLKRLRSIARDAEIVLDDFGYEVLRQKVENRKRDKVRNFFSSSNPISFRTEMANKIKNVSASLEEAYREANQIGLHPAQIRMTSADQKEDRSTDPFVDESQTVGRGVEASQVVSMLISSDYKKDLPVISIVGMGGQGKTTLAQLVLKNECVAKHFDKTIWVCVSDDFKVERLLNEMLQSLEGKSAETTNTEALVRKLQGNLKGKNYLLVLDDIWNENREKWDGMRGRLLAIGGAPGSKILATTRSDEVATAMQASRLHHLDILSDDHSWMLFEKLAFADGGARKTQYLADIGRRILKKCGGVPLAIKVIGGLLYSKKDGSEWLKLEKSEIWNESTNTEGGVMSVLKLSYENLPSLSVKQCFASCSIFPKDADMRKESLIQIWMAQGLINDAKGGGHLQMEDIGSDCFNVLLRSSLLQAGYKNSINGIRSCRMHDLVHDLSLRVSNNCFLNTENGMVVSHNDEVVHLTVVLSRGKMLKNIEGIPPNLQTLYYIGDDGIMLEDILESSKYLSVLKVDCRAVTHLPNAVGDMKHLRHLDISRTGITALPDSITKLYNLMTLKVSRLEEIPKKFSNLINLRHLEFSMVFGGWPRCLFPGIGQLANLRTLPYFMVSQDKGCQLEELEHLRNLQGELEIFGLENVSSFESAAKAKLSEKSSIQSLTLEWDDTNEDCDDDNINSVMEGLQPHPDLKSLAINGFKGSRFPSWMVAKDHVTVLLRNLVHLRLEKLGKCEQVPSLGDLPCLESLAMVSLHNVKRIGAEFYGLLTHLDINARSSASCSSSTSSREAKPVTLFPKLQHFRLRNMKRLEEWSDAMVPSDSSSSIKVFPSLRYLEIEGLPKLAFLPDMENLTSVTGLWIWECRSLACLRNLNSLTSLESLVVGGCPALLLDASLDMNNPQSLRSLSGCDKLNPSLSNNLEKFTSLERLMIHSRDPGSWPIMALHSLANLRSLDLGDGFSDDLDHFPWPHSITNLVSLEHLRLYGWPKITSLPDQIQHLSNLRTLCIAEFEGLEVLPEWMGSLRNLRELYICNCSNLRQLPSAEAMRHLTNLNYLHIDSCPLLAERCTKGSGAEWPKIAHIPHVGISPSNKV